Proteins from one Paraburkholderia sp. BL10I2N1 genomic window:
- a CDS encoding acyl-CoA dehydrogenase C-terminal domain-containing protein → MGQYAAPLRDMQFVLHELLNVEAEIRQMPKHADLDAETINQVLEEAGKFCAEVLFPLNQSGDQEGCTYEGDGVVATPKGFKEAYQQYVEAGWPALGCDPQYGGQGLPAFVNNAMYEMLNSANQAWTMYPGLSHGAYECLHAHGTPELQQRYLPKLVSGTWTGTMCLTEPHCGTDLGILRTKAEPDSDGSYAISGTKIFISSGEHDMAENIVHLVLARLPDAPPGTKGISLFIVPKFIPDEAGGPGERNGVKCGSIEHKMGIHGNATCVINLDNAKGWMVGEPNKGLNAMFVMMNAARLGVGMQSLGLTEVAYQNSLTYAKERLQMRSLTGPKAPDKAADPIIVHPDVRRMLLTQKAYAEGARAFSYWSALQIDKELSHADEAARKEAADLVALLTPILKAFLSDNAFEGTNHAMQIYGGHGFIAEWGMEQYVRDARINMIYEGTNAIQSLDLLGRKVLGDMGAKMKKFGKLVTEFIDAEGVKPEMQEFINPLADIGDKVQKLTMEIGMKAMQNPDEVGAAAVPYLRTVGHLVFSYFWARMARLALDKEASGDPFYKAKLATARFYFAKLLPETAMTIRQARAGSKSLMEVDEALF, encoded by the coding sequence ATGGGACAGTACGCCGCGCCGCTGCGCGACATGCAATTCGTGTTGCACGAGCTGCTCAACGTCGAAGCCGAGATCAGGCAGATGCCGAAGCACGCCGATCTCGACGCAGAAACGATCAACCAGGTGCTCGAAGAAGCCGGCAAGTTCTGCGCAGAGGTGCTGTTCCCGCTCAACCAGAGTGGAGATCAGGAAGGCTGCACGTACGAAGGTGATGGCGTCGTCGCGACGCCGAAGGGTTTCAAGGAAGCCTATCAGCAATACGTCGAAGCCGGCTGGCCGGCACTCGGCTGCGATCCGCAATACGGCGGCCAGGGCCTGCCCGCGTTCGTCAACAACGCGATGTACGAAATGCTGAACTCGGCGAACCAGGCCTGGACCATGTATCCGGGTCTGTCGCACGGCGCGTACGAATGTCTGCACGCGCACGGCACGCCGGAGCTGCAGCAACGCTATCTGCCGAAGCTGGTCTCCGGCACCTGGACGGGCACGATGTGCCTGACCGAGCCGCATTGCGGCACCGATCTCGGCATCCTGCGTACGAAGGCCGAACCGGACAGCGATGGCTCGTACGCCATCAGCGGCACGAAAATCTTCATCTCGAGCGGCGAACACGACATGGCCGAGAATATCGTCCACCTGGTGCTCGCACGCCTGCCGGACGCGCCCCCAGGCACCAAGGGCATATCGCTTTTCATCGTGCCGAAGTTCATCCCGGACGAAGCGGGCGGTCCGGGCGAGCGCAACGGAGTGAAGTGCGGCTCGATCGAACACAAGATGGGCATTCACGGCAACGCCACGTGCGTGATCAATCTCGACAACGCGAAGGGCTGGATGGTCGGTGAGCCGAACAAGGGCCTCAACGCGATGTTCGTGATGATGAACGCGGCACGTCTGGGCGTCGGCATGCAAAGCCTCGGCCTGACCGAAGTGGCTTATCAGAACTCGCTCACGTACGCGAAAGAGCGCCTGCAAATGCGTTCGCTTACCGGCCCGAAGGCGCCGGACAAGGCCGCGGACCCGATCATCGTTCACCCGGACGTGCGTCGCATGCTGCTCACGCAGAAGGCCTACGCGGAAGGTGCGCGTGCGTTCTCGTACTGGTCCGCGCTGCAGATCGACAAGGAGCTGTCGCATGCGGATGAAGCGGCGCGCAAGGAAGCCGCCGACCTCGTCGCGCTGCTCACGCCGATCCTGAAGGCGTTCCTGTCGGACAACGCGTTCGAGGGCACCAACCACGCAATGCAGATCTATGGCGGCCATGGCTTCATCGCCGAGTGGGGCATGGAGCAGTACGTGCGCGACGCCCGCATCAACATGATCTACGAAGGCACGAACGCGATCCAGTCGCTCGACCTGCTGGGCCGCAAGGTGCTCGGCGACATGGGCGCGAAGATGAAGAAATTCGGCAAGCTCGTCACGGAGTTCATCGACGCCGAAGGCGTAAAACCGGAGATGCAGGAGTTCATCAACCCGCTCGCGGACATCGGTGACAAGGTCCAGAAGCTGACGATGGAAATCGGCATGAAGGCGATGCAGAACCCGGACGAAGTCGGCGCCGCCGCTGTGCCGTACCTGCGTACGGTCGGGCACCTCGTGTTCTCGTACTTCTGGGCACGCATGGCGCGCCTCGCGCTCGACAAGGAAGCTTCGGGCGATCCGTTCTACAAGGCCAAGCTCGCTACGGCACGCTTTTACTTCGCGAAGCTGCTGCCCGAAACGGCCATGACGATCCGCCAGGCTCGTGCCGGTTCGAAGTCGCTCATGGAAGTCGACGAAGCCCTGTTCTAG
- a CDS encoding nitrate reductase associated protein: MGLNESPLLFNFEIASSENLTFIPMAVRFNLDRFGLRISLAQWQMLPLEDRKLLARFPVDEDTTIEPNFDHALFEMLRTHANVEPEWFSPDEAPAWRDTAAVPDGVVHQAMVARLRAPTQEQWAQLDPFQRYVLAKLSRKPEENHDFVPAMSEFGLAISGHTLS, from the coding sequence ATGGGACTCAACGAGTCGCCCCTCCTGTTTAACTTTGAAATCGCCTCTTCGGAGAATCTCACCTTTATCCCGATGGCCGTGCGCTTCAATCTCGATCGCTTCGGCCTGCGCATTTCGCTTGCCCAGTGGCAGATGTTGCCGCTCGAAGACCGCAAGTTGCTGGCGCGCTTTCCGGTCGACGAAGACACCACCATCGAGCCGAATTTCGACCACGCGCTGTTTGAAATGCTGCGCACCCACGCGAACGTCGAGCCGGAGTGGTTCTCGCCCGACGAGGCACCCGCCTGGCGTGACACGGCCGCGGTGCCGGACGGCGTGGTGCACCAGGCCATGGTCGCCCGGCTACGGGCGCCGACGCAGGAGCAATGGGCGCAACTCGATCCGTTCCAGCGTTACGTACTTGCCAAACTTTCGCGCAAACCGGAAGAAAATCACGATTTCGTCCCGGCGATGAGTGAATTCGGGCTCGCGATCTCCGGACACACACTCAGCTAG
- a CDS encoding 3-hydroxyacyl-CoA dehydrogenase/enoyl-CoA hydratase family protein, with protein sequence MSNLIIRKVAVLGAGVMGAQIAAHLINAKVPVLLFDLPAKEGPKNAIALKAIENLKKLSPAPFGIKDDAQYIQPANYDDDIARLEECDLVIEAIAERMDWKHDLYKKVSPHIAPNAIFATNTSGLSITELSKGFADELKARFCGVHFFNPPRYMHLVELIPTAMTRPEILDQLESFLTSVVGKGVVRAKDTPNFIANRVGIFSILAVITEAGKFGLRFDEVDDLTGSRLGRAKSATFRTADVVGLDTMAHVIKTMQDNLADDPFFPVYETPAVLAELVKKGALGQKTGAGFYKKEGKAIKVLDPKTGEYVEGGAKADELIGRILKRPPAERLKLLRESEHPQAQFLWAIFRDVFHYIAVHLESIADNARDVDLAIRWGFGWNEGPFEGWQTAGWKQVADWVQEDISAGKALSSAPLPSWVFDGAVAEKGGVHTSEGSWSPASKSFVPRSSLAVYERQVFRAPLAGETGVDPKTYGKTLFETEAVRAWVDDRAGENDVLIVSFKSKMNTIGPSVIDGLVQAIDLAEKDYKGVVIWQPTSLKLGTPGGPFSAGANLEEAMPAFMMGGAKGIEPFVKKFQQSMLRVKYASVPVVAAVSGIALGGGCELVLHSAKRVAHVESYIGLVEVGVGLVPAGGGLKEVAVRAAEAANAVGATNDLLQFVQKSFENAAMAKVSASALDARAMGYLKPSDTIVFNVFELLDTAKKEARALAAAGYRPPLRATQIPVAGRSAISTIKSSLVNMRDGRFISEHDFLIASRIAEAVCGGDVEAGSLVDEEWLLQLERRAFIDLLGTQKTQERIMGMLQTGKPVRN encoded by the coding sequence GTGAGCAATCTGATCATTCGCAAGGTAGCCGTACTCGGCGCCGGCGTGATGGGCGCGCAGATCGCCGCGCACCTGATCAACGCCAAGGTGCCCGTACTGCTATTCGACCTGCCTGCGAAGGAAGGCCCGAAAAACGCGATCGCGCTGAAGGCGATCGAGAACCTGAAGAAGCTGTCGCCGGCGCCCTTCGGCATCAAGGACGATGCGCAATACATCCAGCCCGCGAACTACGACGACGACATCGCCAGGCTCGAAGAATGCGATCTCGTGATTGAAGCGATCGCCGAGCGCATGGACTGGAAGCACGATCTGTACAAAAAGGTATCGCCGCATATCGCACCGAACGCGATCTTCGCCACGAACACGTCGGGCCTGTCGATCACCGAACTGTCGAAAGGTTTTGCGGACGAGTTGAAGGCGCGTTTCTGTGGCGTGCACTTTTTCAATCCGCCACGCTACATGCACCTCGTCGAGCTGATTCCGACTGCAATGACGCGCCCGGAAATTCTCGACCAGCTCGAGTCGTTCCTGACGAGCGTCGTCGGCAAAGGCGTTGTGCGTGCGAAAGATACGCCGAACTTTATCGCCAACCGGGTCGGTATTTTCTCGATCCTGGCCGTCATCACCGAAGCCGGGAAGTTCGGCCTGCGTTTCGATGAAGTCGACGATCTGACGGGCAGCCGTCTCGGCCGCGCGAAATCGGCGACCTTCCGTACCGCCGATGTGGTCGGTCTCGACACGATGGCGCACGTCATCAAGACGATGCAGGACAACCTCGCCGACGATCCGTTCTTCCCGGTCTACGAGACGCCTGCCGTGCTCGCCGAACTCGTGAAGAAGGGCGCGCTGGGTCAGAAGACCGGCGCTGGCTTCTACAAGAAGGAAGGCAAGGCGATCAAGGTGCTCGACCCGAAGACGGGTGAGTACGTCGAAGGCGGCGCGAAGGCGGACGAACTGATCGGCCGCATCCTCAAGCGTCCGCCGGCGGAGCGTCTGAAGCTGCTGCGCGAATCGGAGCACCCGCAGGCGCAGTTCCTGTGGGCGATTTTCCGCGACGTGTTCCACTACATCGCTGTGCACCTTGAATCGATCGCCGACAACGCGCGCGATGTCGACCTCGCGATCCGCTGGGGTTTCGGCTGGAACGAAGGTCCGTTCGAAGGCTGGCAGACGGCGGGCTGGAAGCAGGTCGCCGACTGGGTGCAGGAAGACATTTCAGCGGGCAAGGCGCTTTCCAGCGCGCCGTTGCCTTCGTGGGTGTTCGACGGCGCAGTCGCAGAAAAGGGCGGTGTGCATACGAGCGAAGGTTCGTGGTCGCCGGCGTCGAAGTCGTTTGTGCCGCGCTCGTCGCTCGCCGTGTATGAAAGGCAGGTGTTCCGCGCACCACTCGCCGGTGAGACGGGCGTCGATCCGAAGACGTACGGCAAGACGCTGTTCGAAACCGAAGCCGTGCGCGCATGGGTCGACGATCGTGCCGGGGAGAACGACGTCCTGATCGTGTCGTTCAAGAGCAAGATGAACACGATCGGACCGTCGGTGATCGACGGCCTCGTGCAGGCGATCGACCTCGCCGAGAAAGACTACAAGGGCGTGGTGATCTGGCAGCCGACGTCGCTGAAACTCGGCACGCCGGGCGGCCCGTTCTCGGCCGGCGCGAATCTCGAAGAAGCGATGCCCGCGTTCATGATGGGCGGCGCCAAGGGCATCGAGCCGTTCGTGAAGAAATTCCAGCAGAGCATGCTGCGCGTGAAGTACGCGAGCGTCCCCGTGGTGGCTGCCGTGTCGGGCATCGCGCTGGGCGGCGGTTGCGAACTGGTGCTGCATAGCGCGAAGCGTGTCGCGCATGTCGAGAGCTATATCGGTCTCGTCGAAGTGGGCGTGGGCCTCGTGCCTGCCGGCGGCGGCCTGAAGGAAGTGGCGGTGCGCGCAGCGGAAGCGGCGAACGCGGTCGGCGCAACGAACGACCTGCTGCAGTTCGTGCAGAAGTCGTTCGAGAACGCGGCGATGGCGAAGGTTTCGGCCTCTGCGCTCGATGCCCGTGCGATGGGTTACCTGAAGCCGTCCGACACGATCGTCTTCAACGTGTTCGAACTGCTCGACACGGCGAAGAAGGAAGCGCGGGCGCTTGCCGCCGCGGGCTATCGTCCGCCGCTGCGCGCGACGCAGATTCCCGTCGCGGGCCGTTCGGCAATTTCGACGATCAAGTCCTCGCTCGTCAATATGCGCGATGGCCGCTTCATCAGCGAGCACGATTTCCTGATCGCCAGCCGCATCGCGGAAGCGGTGTGCGGCGGCGATGTCGAAGCGGGCAGCCTCGTCGACGAAGAATGGCTGCTGCAACTCGAGCGTCGTGCGTTTATCGACCTGCTCGGCACGCAAAAGACGCAGGAACGCATCATGGGCATGCTGCAGACCGGCAAGCCGGTACGGAACTGA
- a CDS encoding EAL domain-containing protein: MTPFFSKRLLINLAVVAAAVGANAFVAYTQICGQRAADARTIRSMNIKRDLDAWRETLDLELAALGRFEASGAIEPEAAAAVRSAEVSQLEGALRAAFRDEPPMIAALEQLAPSAHVLQRDVAAALARSAKLPPDAPRTWAAAEYTRIDMQLGAFEHDLAAMRHEEDRSLEAALTESAKATQVAMLLLFVTTLAGGALLIFTFGVRESAAREKIRVVRALRRNDERFRGLFDAHPVPMYIFDRETLRFLAVNAAAIQQYGYSEAEMLTMTIRAIRPVAEVARLESHLQRSDAVPRSGRTMAGIWHHRRKDGTQISVDISYHALTFTGRPALFVLADDVTDQINAEAEAQRSNQMLETVIDNIPQRIFWKDLESRYLGCNMAFARDAGLAYPEQVVGKTDFDLPWREFAAQMREHDHDVMASSVPKMNFEFDMTLDSVHRTTITSKLPFTDSDGTVIGVLGSYTDVTDRKRSDLALRLQSRALDASVNAILITGPVSGSGNLIEYVNPAFKRITGYDPAEVIGQDCRLLQRDDRDQEGLEAIRLGLAANREVSAVLRNYRKDGALFWNQLFIAPVPNADGQTTHHIGIINDVTELIRYQEQLEYQANYDSLTRLPNRNLLRDRLQHALIAAQRREQGVAVVFIDLDGFKNVNDSLGHSVGDRLLGVVAERLARCARASDTVARHGGDEFVIVMTDTVDEQSLIAWMERVRVSISEPVWLDGTELYVGCSMGASLFPQDGHDAETLLKKADVAMYRAKDLGRNTFQFFQPEMNASASARMNMERRLRRALRDSEFLLHYQPQVDIVTGRIVGMEALVRWRDPEVGLVPPSSFIPVAEESGLIGQLTEWVLREACGQNKAWQDEGLPPARVSVNLSAREFHQRNIAELVTRVLEETGLAPQYLELELTESTIMRNAEEAVTMLNDLHALGIGLAIDDFGTGYSSLSYLKRFPVDRLKIDRSFVSDIGASNDDETITSAIIALAHSLELQVIAEGVETSAQLDFLRARACDEMQGYYFAKPMPRDAIRALLTHGGSPVAATAEA, from the coding sequence ATGACTCCTTTTTTCTCGAAGCGGCTGCTGATCAATCTGGCAGTCGTCGCCGCGGCGGTCGGCGCGAACGCGTTCGTCGCCTACACGCAGATCTGCGGCCAGCGAGCGGCGGATGCGCGGACGATACGCTCGATGAATATCAAGCGGGATCTCGACGCGTGGCGCGAGACGCTGGATCTCGAACTGGCCGCGCTCGGCCGCTTCGAGGCATCCGGCGCAATCGAGCCCGAGGCTGCCGCGGCGGTTCGGTCGGCCGAGGTGTCCCAACTGGAAGGCGCATTGCGCGCCGCGTTTCGGGACGAGCCACCCATGATCGCCGCGCTCGAACAACTCGCGCCATCCGCGCACGTGTTGCAGCGGGACGTGGCGGCGGCGCTTGCCCGCAGCGCGAAGCTTCCGCCCGACGCGCCGCGGACGTGGGCCGCCGCGGAATACACGCGGATCGACATGCAGCTTGGCGCGTTCGAGCATGACCTCGCGGCGATGCGGCATGAGGAGGATCGCTCGCTGGAGGCCGCGCTGACCGAATCGGCGAAAGCCACCCAGGTCGCGATGCTGCTCCTCTTCGTGACGACGCTTGCCGGCGGCGCGCTGCTGATCTTCACGTTCGGCGTGCGCGAGAGCGCCGCGCGCGAAAAAATCCGGGTCGTGCGGGCGCTGCGCCGTAACGACGAGCGCTTTCGCGGGCTGTTCGACGCCCATCCGGTACCGATGTACATCTTCGACCGCGAAACGCTGCGCTTTCTCGCGGTGAACGCGGCGGCAATCCAGCAGTACGGGTACTCGGAAGCGGAAATGCTGACGATGACGATCCGCGCGATCCGTCCGGTCGCCGAAGTGGCGCGGCTCGAGTCGCATCTGCAGCGCAGCGACGCCGTGCCGCGTAGCGGCCGCACGATGGCGGGCATCTGGCATCACCGCCGCAAGGATGGCACGCAGATCAGCGTCGATATCTCGTATCACGCGCTGACCTTCACGGGACGTCCCGCGCTCTTCGTGCTGGCTGACGACGTCACCGACCAGATCAACGCCGAAGCCGAGGCGCAGCGCTCGAACCAGATGCTCGAGACGGTTATCGACAACATCCCGCAGCGCATCTTCTGGAAGGATCTCGAATCGCGCTATCTCGGCTGCAATATGGCGTTTGCGCGCGATGCGGGGCTCGCGTATCCGGAGCAGGTCGTCGGCAAGACGGATTTCGATCTGCCGTGGCGGGAGTTCGCAGCTCAGATGCGCGAGCACGATCACGATGTGATGGCGTCGAGCGTGCCGAAGATGAACTTCGAGTTCGACATGACGCTCGACAGCGTGCACCGGACGACGATCACGAGCAAGCTGCCGTTTACCGACAGCGACGGCACTGTGATCGGCGTGCTCGGCTCGTACACGGACGTCACTGATCGCAAGCGCTCGGATCTGGCGCTGCGCCTGCAAAGCCGCGCACTCGACGCGAGCGTGAACGCGATCTTGATCACCGGGCCGGTATCGGGCAGCGGCAATCTGATCGAATACGTGAATCCGGCGTTCAAGCGGATCACAGGCTACGATCCGGCCGAAGTGATCGGTCAGGATTGCCGCCTGCTGCAGCGGGACGACCGCGATCAGGAAGGGCTGGAGGCGATCCGTCTCGGGCTTGCCGCCAATCGCGAGGTGAGTGCGGTGCTGCGCAATTACCGCAAGGACGGTGCGCTGTTCTGGAACCAGCTGTTCATCGCGCCGGTGCCGAATGCCGACGGACAGACGACGCATCACATCGGCATCATCAACGACGTGACCGAACTGATCCGCTATCAGGAGCAGCTCGAATATCAGGCGAACTACGACAGCCTCACGCGCCTGCCGAACCGCAACCTGCTGCGCGACCGGCTGCAGCACGCGCTGATCGCCGCGCAGCGGCGCGAGCAGGGCGTCGCGGTCGTGTTCATCGACCTCGACGGCTTCAAGAACGTCAACGACAGCCTTGGGCACAGCGTCGGCGACCGGTTACTCGGCGTGGTCGCAGAGCGGCTCGCACGCTGCGCGCGGGCGAGCGACACCGTGGCGCGCCATGGCGGCGACGAGTTCGTGATCGTGATGACCGATACCGTCGACGAACAGTCGCTGATCGCGTGGATGGAGCGCGTGCGCGTGTCGATCTCAGAGCCGGTGTGGCTCGACGGCACCGAGCTCTACGTGGGCTGCAGCATGGGCGCGAGCCTTTTCCCGCAGGACGGACACGACGCCGAAACGCTGCTGAAAAAGGCCGATGTCGCGATGTATCGCGCGAAGGACCTGGGCCGCAACACGTTCCAGTTCTTCCAGCCGGAGATGAACGCGAGCGCGAGCGCGCGGATGAACATGGAGCGCCGCCTGCGGCGTGCGCTGCGCGATAGCGAGTTCCTGCTGCATTACCAGCCGCAGGTGGACATCGTGACCGGCCGGATCGTCGGCATGGAGGCGCTGGTGCGCTGGCGCGATCCGGAAGTCGGGTTGGTTCCGCCTTCGTCGTTCATTCCGGTCGCGGAAGAGAGTGGGCTCATCGGACAGCTGACCGAATGGGTGCTGCGCGAGGCGTGCGGGCAGAACAAGGCGTGGCAGGACGAAGGCTTGCCGCCGGCGCGCGTGTCGGTGAACCTGTCGGCGCGGGAATTCCATCAGCGCAACATCGCCGAGCTCGTCACGCGGGTGCTGGAGGAAACCGGGCTCGCGCCGCAGTATCTCGAACTCGAACTCACCGAAAGCACGATCATGCGCAACGCCGAAGAAGCCGTGACGATGCTCAACGATCTGCACGCACTTGGCATCGGCCTTGCAATCGACGACTTCGGCACCGGCTACTCGAGCCTCAGCTATCTGAAGCGCTTTCCGGTGGATCGCCTGAAGATCGACCGCTCGTTCGTGTCGGATATCGGTGCTTCGAACGACGACGAGACGATCACGTCGGCGATCATCGCGCTCGCGCATTCGCTGGAATTGCAGGTGATCGCGGAAGGCGTGGAGACGTCGGCGCAGCTCGACTTCCTGAGAGCGCGCGCCTGCGACGAGATGCAGGGTTACTATTTCGCGAAGCCGATGCCGCGCGATGCCATTCGGGCGCTGCTGACGCACGGCGGGTCACCCGTGGCGGCGACGGCCGAAGCGTGA
- the fdhD gene encoding formate dehydrogenase accessory sulfurtransferase FdhD translates to MNELETAGQPGAVEQTVRRHRGEAIETVADHVGQEWPVALVFNGISHAVMMCTPRDLEAFAVGFSISEGIVERGSDIQDIEVALYDGELPHAEVQLTVVQQAFVALKEKRRALAGRTGCGVCGIESIDLLDLQPEVVPDTGFLERLAPDAIARAARELPAHQALTRLTGGLHAAAWCDAQGAIRHAFEDVGRHNALDKLIGQLVLDRADTRDGFVFLSSRASYELVRKAARVGVPMIATISAPSSLAIAIAKKANLRLVSFCRETSYVDYGTR, encoded by the coding sequence TTGAACGAACTGGAAACCGCCGGCCAGCCCGGCGCCGTCGAACAGACGGTGCGCCGGCATCGGGGCGAGGCGATCGAAACCGTCGCCGACCATGTCGGCCAGGAATGGCCGGTCGCGCTCGTTTTCAACGGCATTTCGCACGCGGTGATGATGTGCACGCCGCGCGACCTGGAAGCTTTTGCGGTCGGTTTTTCGATTTCGGAGGGGATCGTCGAGCGTGGCAGCGACATTCAGGACATCGAGGTCGCGTTGTACGACGGCGAGCTGCCGCACGCCGAGGTGCAGTTGACCGTCGTCCAGCAGGCTTTTGTCGCGCTGAAGGAAAAACGGCGTGCACTGGCAGGACGCACGGGCTGCGGCGTGTGCGGAATCGAAAGCATCGATCTGCTCGATCTGCAGCCGGAAGTCGTGCCGGATACCGGCTTTCTGGAACGCCTGGCGCCCGACGCGATCGCGCGCGCCGCTCGCGAACTGCCCGCCCACCAGGCGCTCACCCGCCTGACAGGCGGGCTGCACGCCGCCGCGTGGTGCGACGCCCAGGGCGCGATCCGCCATGCGTTCGAGGATGTCGGCCGCCATAACGCGCTCGACAAGCTGATCGGCCAGCTGGTGCTCGATCGCGCGGATACCAGAGATGGCTTCGTTTTTCTGTCGAGCCGCGCAAGCTATGAACTGGTGCGCAAGGCGGCGCGCGTCGGTGTGCCGATGATCGCGACGATTTCCGCGCCGTCGTCGCTCGCAATCGCGATCGCGAAGAAGGCGAATCTGCGGCTGGTGAGCTTTTGCCGGGAAACGAGCTACGTCGACTACGGTACGCGGTGA
- a CDS encoding enoyl-CoA hydratase — MAMDILVGCADGVLTIAFNRPERKNAITAAMYQTMADALVDAQADASVRAILIRGSAGIFSAGNDLEDFMKAPPMGENAPVFQFLRAISSAEKPVVASVAGAAVGVGTTLLLHCDLVYAAETATFSLPFSQLGLCPEAASSLLLQRVAGYQGAAEKLLLGEAFDAKEAQRMGFVNHLLAASEVDAFALAQAAKLAALPASSLRVTKSLMKRASQHEIQTQMSEEAVHFGKMLLAPEAREAFKAFFEKRKPDFRQFD; from the coding sequence ATGGCGATGGATATTCTGGTTGGGTGCGCAGACGGCGTGCTGACGATTGCCTTCAACAGGCCGGAGAGGAAAAACGCGATCACGGCCGCGATGTACCAGACGATGGCCGATGCGCTCGTCGATGCTCAGGCCGACGCGTCGGTGCGCGCGATCCTGATTCGCGGCAGCGCGGGCATTTTCAGCGCGGGCAACGATCTGGAAGATTTCATGAAGGCGCCGCCGATGGGCGAGAACGCGCCGGTGTTCCAGTTCCTGCGCGCGATAAGCTCGGCCGAAAAGCCGGTTGTGGCGTCGGTGGCGGGTGCAGCGGTCGGGGTTGGCACGACGCTGCTGCTGCACTGCGACCTGGTGTATGCCGCGGAAACCGCCACTTTCTCGTTGCCGTTCAGCCAGTTGGGACTGTGTCCGGAAGCGGCCTCGTCGCTACTGCTGCAGCGTGTCGCGGGCTATCAGGGTGCGGCGGAAAAGCTGCTGCTCGGCGAAGCGTTCGATGCGAAGGAAGCGCAGCGCATGGGTTTTGTGAACCACCTGCTGGCGGCGAGCGAAGTAGATGCCTTTGCGCTCGCGCAGGCGGCGAAGCTGGCGGCGCTGCCGGCTTCTTCGCTGCGTGTCACGAAGTCGCTGATGAAGCGCGCGAGTCAGCACGAAATCCAGACGCAGATGAGCGAGGAAGCGGTGCACTTCGGCAAGATGCTGCTTGCGCCGGAAGCGCGCGAGGCTTTCAAGGCGTTCTTCGAGAAGCGCAAGCCTGATTTCCGGCAGTTCGACTGA
- a CDS encoding acetyl-CoA C-acyltransferase, with product MTKQLQDAYIVAASRTPIGKAPRGMFKNTRPDELLVHAIKSAVAQVPGLDTKLIEDAIIGCAIPEAEQGLNVARMGALLAGLPNTVGGVTVNRFCASGLTALAMAADRIRVGESDAMIAGGCESMSMVPMMGNTPSLSPHIFDSSENVGIAYGMGLTAEKVAERWKVSREAQDQFSVESHRKAVAAQQAGEFNDEIAPYTIVERFPDLAAGEVRVKTREIALDEGPRQDTSMEGLAKLRAVFANKGSVTAGNSSQTSDGAGALIVVSEKMLKQFNLTPLARFVSFAVRGVPPEIMGIGPKEAIPAALKAAGLKQDDIDWIELNEAFAAQSLAVIQDLGLDPSKINPLGGAIALGHPLGATGAIRASTVVHGLRRRNLRYGMVTMCVGTGMGAAGIIERL from the coding sequence ATGACAAAGCAATTGCAGGACGCATATATCGTCGCCGCCAGCCGCACCCCGATTGGCAAGGCGCCGCGTGGGATGTTCAAGAATACGCGCCCGGACGAACTGCTGGTGCACGCCATCAAGTCTGCGGTGGCGCAAGTGCCGGGCCTTGACACGAAGCTGATCGAAGACGCGATCATCGGTTGCGCGATTCCGGAAGCGGAACAAGGACTGAACGTTGCGCGGATGGGCGCGCTGCTCGCCGGCTTGCCGAACACGGTCGGCGGCGTCACGGTGAACCGCTTCTGCGCGTCCGGCCTGACCGCGCTCGCGATGGCGGCGGACCGCATTCGCGTCGGCGAATCGGACGCGATGATCGCGGGCGGCTGCGAATCGATGAGCATGGTGCCGATGATGGGCAACACGCCGTCGCTGTCGCCGCATATCTTCGACAGCAGCGAGAATGTCGGCATCGCGTACGGCATGGGGTTGACCGCGGAGAAGGTCGCCGAGCGCTGGAAGGTGAGCCGCGAAGCGCAGGACCAGTTCTCGGTCGAATCGCACCGCAAGGCGGTAGCAGCGCAACAGGCGGGTGAGTTCAACGACGAGATCGCGCCGTACACGATCGTCGAACGCTTCCCCGATCTCGCCGCCGGTGAGGTGAGGGTGAAGACGCGCGAAATCGCACTCGATGAAGGTCCGCGTCAGGACACGTCGATGGAAGGGCTTGCGAAGCTGCGCGCGGTGTTCGCGAACAAGGGTTCGGTGACGGCGGGCAACAGCTCGCAGACCTCGGACGGCGCGGGCGCGCTGATCGTGGTGTCGGAAAAAATGCTGAAGCAGTTCAACCTGACGCCGCTCGCACGTTTCGTCAGCTTTGCCGTGCGCGGCGTGCCGCCGGAGATCATGGGCATCGGTCCGAAGGAAGCGATTCCGGCCGCGCTGAAGGCCGCCGGCCTCAAGCAGGACGACATCGACTGGATCGAGCTGAATGAAGCGTTCGCGGCGCAGTCGCTGGCGGTGATCCAGGACCTCGGTCTGGATCCGTCGAAGATCAACCCGCTTGGCGGCGCGATTGCGCTCGGCCATCCGCTCGGCGCGACGGGCGCGATCCGTGCTTCGACGGTCGTGCATGGCCTGCGCCGCCGCAACCTGAGGTACGGGATGGTGACGATGTGCGTCGGTACCGGGATGGGCGCGGCAGGCATCATCGAACGCCTGTAA